One genomic window of Candidatus Eremiobacteraceae bacterium includes the following:
- the cysK gene encoding cysteine synthase A: GIALAFVAAAKGYPVILVMPDTMTIERRNLLKAYGAQVILTPGADGMKGAIAKANEIIARDPAKYFMPQQFENPANPEIHRRTTAEEIWRDTDGTVDIVVVAIGTGGTITGVGEVLKQRKPSVEIIAVEPDASAVLSGGQAGPHKIQGTGTGFVPHVLNTGIYQEIIRVTDADAIATARRAAREEGMLLGISSGANIWAALQVAARPEAKGKLIVTIGCDTGERYLSNPVYSEQEATIVEPALV; the protein is encoded by the coding sequence CCGGAATCGCGCTTGCGTTTGTTGCCGCCGCAAAAGGCTACCCGGTAATTCTCGTGATGCCCGATACGATGACTATCGAACGGCGCAATTTGCTGAAGGCGTACGGCGCGCAAGTGATCCTGACACCCGGCGCCGACGGCATGAAGGGGGCGATTGCCAAAGCCAACGAGATCATCGCGCGCGATCCGGCCAAATATTTCATGCCGCAGCAATTCGAAAATCCGGCGAACCCGGAGATTCACCGGCGCACGACAGCCGAAGAGATTTGGCGCGACACAGACGGCACTGTCGACATCGTCGTTGTCGCTATCGGCACCGGCGGCACGATTACCGGCGTCGGTGAAGTGCTCAAGCAGCGCAAGCCCAGCGTCGAGATCATCGCCGTCGAACCGGATGCGTCGGCCGTGCTCTCCGGCGGCCAGGCCGGCCCGCACAAAATTCAAGGGACCGGCACGGGCTTCGTGCCGCACGTGCTCAACACGGGCATCTACCAAGAGATCATCCGCGTGACCGATGCTGATGCCATCGCCACGGCACGCCGTGCGGCGCGCGAGGAAGGCATGCTCCTGGGCATTTCCTCGGGCGCGAATATTTGGGCGGCGTTGCAAGTGGCGGCGCGGCCCGAGGCGAAAGGCAAACTCATCGTCACGATCGGCTGCGATACCGGCGAGCGGTATCTATCGAACCCGGTCTATTCTGAACAGGAAGCAACTATTGTCGAACCAGCCCTGGTGTAG